The following coding sequences lie in one Streptomyces albofaciens JCM 4342 genomic window:
- a CDS encoding GH1 family beta-glucosidase: MDAPRVPDGTSSSPSSALPRFPEGFVWGVSTSAYQIEGAVDEDGRGRSVWDGFVEGAGRIKDGSDGRVATGHYHRYREDVALIEELGVGAYRFSVAWPRVMPDGGPRVNAAGLDFYDRLVDELCAAGVRPVPTLFHWDTPEAVEAAGGWLERDTARRFAAYADAVAARLGDRVDRWITLNEPAELTLLGYGLGQHAPGLRLGFEALPAAHHQLLGHGLAVQALRARGADNIGIANSHGPTWAASESAADQEAAGLYDLLLNRLFAEPVLLGRYPEEELTAALLSGPDLDADLRIIGEPLDWYGVNYYQPTKVGAPEAADGGPAAFAGIELPPGLPFAPRAIEGYPLTDFGWPVVPAALTELLTGFRDRYGDRLPPVVITENGCSYEGVEDRERIAFLDAHIRAVHDAITAGVDVRGYFVWSLLDNFEWAEGYARRFGLVHVDYGTLARTPKASYHWLRDALRARR, translated from the coding sequence ATGGACGCTCCGCGTGTGCCGGACGGGACCTCGTCGTCCCCGTCGTCTGCGTTGCCCCGCTTCCCCGAGGGATTCGTGTGGGGGGTCTCGACCTCCGCCTACCAGATCGAGGGGGCGGTGGACGAGGACGGGCGGGGGCGGTCGGTGTGGGACGGCTTCGTCGAAGGGGCCGGGCGGATCAAGGACGGGTCGGACGGGCGGGTGGCGACCGGTCACTACCACCGCTACCGGGAAGACGTGGCGCTGATCGAGGAGCTGGGCGTCGGCGCGTACCGGTTCTCGGTGGCCTGGCCCCGGGTGATGCCGGACGGCGGGCCGCGGGTCAACGCGGCGGGGCTGGACTTCTACGACCGGCTGGTGGACGAGCTGTGCGCGGCGGGCGTCCGGCCGGTGCCGACGCTCTTCCACTGGGACACGCCGGAGGCCGTCGAGGCGGCGGGCGGCTGGCTGGAGCGGGACACGGCGCGGCGGTTCGCGGCGTACGCGGACGCCGTCGCGGCGCGGCTCGGGGACCGGGTGGACCGGTGGATCACGCTCAACGAGCCCGCCGAGCTGACGCTGCTGGGGTACGGGCTGGGGCAGCACGCGCCGGGCCTGCGGCTGGGGTTCGAGGCGCTCCCCGCCGCGCATCATCAGCTGCTGGGGCACGGGCTGGCCGTACAGGCGCTGCGGGCGCGGGGAGCTGACAACATCGGGATCGCCAATTCCCACGGGCCCACATGGGCCGCGTCGGAGTCGGCCGCCGATCAGGAGGCGGCGGGGCTGTACGACCTGCTGCTGAATCGGCTGTTCGCGGAGCCGGTGCTGCTGGGGCGCTATCCGGAGGAGGAGCTGACGGCGGCGCTGCTGTCCGGCCCGGATCTGGACGCGGACCTGCGGATCATCGGTGAGCCGCTGGACTGGTACGGGGTGAATTACTACCAGCCGACGAAGGTCGGGGCACCGGAGGCGGCGGACGGCGGACCGGCCGCGTTCGCCGGGATCGAGCTGCCGCCGGGGCTCCCGTTCGCGCCACGGGCGATCGAGGGGTACCCGCTGACGGACTTCGGCTGGCCGGTGGTGCCCGCGGCGCTGACCGAGCTGCTGACCGGGTTCCGCGACCGGTACGGCGACCGGCTGCCGCCGGTCGTCATCACCGAGAACGGCTGCTCGTACGAGGGCGTCGAGGACCGGGAGCGGATCGCCTTCCTGGACGCGCACATCCGGGCCGTGCACGACGCGATCACCGCCGGGGTGGATGTCCGCGGGTACTTCGTCTGGTCGCTGCTGGACAACTTCGAGTGGGCCGAGGGGTACGCCCGGAGGTTCGGGCTGGTGCACGTCGATTACGGGACGCTGGCGCGCACGCCGAAGGCGTCGTACCACTGGCTGCGGGACGCGCTGCGGGCGCGGCGGTGA
- a CDS encoding protealysin inhibitor emfourin yields MRIQVRRTGGFAGIERHAEVDTSGLPDAAEWHALAERAAAAGRGTPPVGVPDGFSYQITIDGDTVYASDPRLTEEQRRLISRVLKEGS; encoded by the coding sequence ATGCGGATTCAAGTACGACGCACCGGCGGCTTCGCCGGCATCGAGCGGCACGCCGAGGTCGACACCTCGGGTCTGCCCGATGCCGCGGAATGGCACGCCCTGGCCGAGCGGGCAGCCGCCGCCGGCCGGGGCACGCCCCCGGTAGGCGTCCCCGACGGTTTCAGCTACCAGATCACCATCGACGGCGACACGGTCTACGCCTCCGACCCCCGCCTCACCGAGGAGCAGCGCCGGCTGATCAGCAGAGTCCTGAAGGAGGGCAGCTGA